In the genome of Raphanus sativus cultivar WK10039 chromosome 9, ASM80110v3, whole genome shotgun sequence, the window GATTGGTCGGGCCAAAACCGAGCGCTACCTTCACCTCTTGTCTAGATTCTTGAGCTTGAAAATCAGCAAACTCGATTTCGATAAGCTAATCGTCGCCACGGTGAAGAAGGAGAACATTAGCCTACACAACGCATTGCTGAGAGGGATTATCAAGAATGTATCATCATCGAATGGTGTTGAAGAAGTAGAGAAGAAGCAACTGAATGGTGTCAAATCTTTATGCAACGACCTTCCTAAATCGCCTCGTAAAGGAAGGACTCAGAGGAGGTTTAACAAGGATTGTGATGGAAGCAAAGGGAAGAGTCAAGTCACCGAGGTTGTTTCTTCTAGTTTTAAACAACAATGGTCAATGGAAGACGGTGAAGAAGTTGACCAGTTGACTCGATGTTGGAGAAGTCAACCCATTGAAGCTCCCTTTGGTGTTAATCTTAGAGGTGTGATCGAGAGAAGACCTCACGTAGGGACTTGTCACTCCTCTGGTGAGCTTCCTGACTCTGTTTCTTTACAGAAGAAACTGGAAGAAGAAGGACTAGAGGTTTCAGCTGGTTTTGCTAGCTCGTTGAACGCTGGACTCAATGTCTTCTTGAAAAGACTAATCAAACCGTGCTTAGAGTTAGCTGCTTCGAGGTCTAGTAGCCGAGGGGAAGTGTGCTCTTCTTCAATATCTATGGTGGATTTTCAAGTAGCTATGGAGTTAAACCCGTCGATACTTGGAGAAGACTGGTCTACAAAGCTTGAAAAGATCCGGTTAGCTACACCAGATTTTCAGACAAGCTAACTATATAACTAGATAGATACTATGATTCTTCCAGGACAGAGTTTGAGTTGGACAACATCTTTTAGGttttttgtgtgtatatatatgtcttGGTGTTTAATTGCTTATGCTGATTTTGTATGTTAGGTTTGATTTATTAAACAACttcaataaaaagaaataaggTAATATTACAACcaagagaaataaaaacaacaattatttaaatgttttttcaAGAACACAGGAAGCAGAAACAAACagaacaattaaaataaaattttaaatcgtCTCAAAAAACAAGTTCATAAAACGGAGTTTATAATTTTTCGTTTTCCCTCTTTAGTTAAAGGCTCCACAGTCACGACGGATGTTACCGTTGCGTCCAACCTTAATGCCAACGCGGCCGAGCTTGGTCATAGCTTTTATAAACGCGGCGTTGAAAGCGGGCGAGCTATTTGCCCAAGCGTCAACGGTGGGTCTTGAGCGACGGTCGGTGAAGAGAACTTGGTCGGAAGTGAAGAGTCCTTTGCCTTGTTGCAGATTCTTGTAGTAAACGTTGTCGAACGTTCTTGGAGTGACTGGGTCCATGTTAATAGCGATTCTTGGGTCAACTTTCTTGGGACAAGCGGCTTGAAGTTCTTTAACGTAGGCTTTGTTTATGGTTGGATCAACAGGGTGTGTGCGGTTGAAGTTGTAGATTCTGTTGGCTACTTTGCTACAGTGAGCGAACCCGAGGGTGTGAGCCCCTGCATGGTTGGAGGAGATTTAGTAAATGCAATTTTGTGgtatattattaattagtaaataagtttttttataattatgatgtactccctccgtttcataatagatgatattttagaaggataattttgtttcaaattaaatgaaattttgagattttaaagttactttaactttattggaaactgttcaactAATTAGGTTTTATGAAATGGAGGGAATACTAGTTTTGAAGTCGAAAGTCATGAAACTTATAATTTATTAAGTTGTTATTATTAATTACCTGAAAGGGCGATCATATCCTCTTGAGTAAGTTTGTTTTTGGCAAAGAGCTTGTTGAGTTTGTCAACATTGTCATTTGGACCTGGCAAGTTTCCGTTGACGCTAGCAGCGGTCGATACCAAACCGTCACGCCTACCGAGTTCCACTGTGTACGACGGTCCTTTAGCCTAAATAACAtccattaaatatttttaataatatatggtaaaacttgtgttttttttttttttgtcacttaaACTTGTGTTTTCTTTAATTATCAGAATTTTTGACCTAGTTCTTTTAAGATcgataaataattttgtacaaCTTACCGCGACAATAACATCACGGGTGGCTAAGGCTAGGATATCAGCACAAGAAACTTTGTTTTTGCAGCCTGGGTTTGCGTCAATAGCTTTCTTGGCTTTGATCACAACATCAAATCCATCTCCGGCCAAAGACAGGTTGTCTGGATGATCCTTCTCGGCCTTGTTGTTAGGTGTTGACTGAATCATGACCGACGCATCACATCCCTATATATCAAACAAGAAACATACATATAAGTGTCAATATTATTGGTTTCAAATGTAGAGAAAGCAATCAAAAGTTTTGAGCATTACGTTGACGAAGcaatcatggaagaagagacgGAGAGTAGCTGGGATTGTGACGAATGTCTCTTTGATTTTTTGTTGGACAACTTTCCTCACGATAGCTTCAACATTTGGACATGACTTTCCGTAGAAATTGGGTTTGAGCTGAGCAGTTGTTGTGTCCGGAAACACAGAGACTGTGAGGCAAAGAGCCATGGCGAGAACTAGACCAAACCGCGCCATTTCGTCTGAGAATTAGAAGTTGCTATGTGTTTACTCCGAGAAATGACGTCTGAGTTGATGAAAATGTGGAAACTATGGAATTGTATTTATAGTAATCGTGAATCGGACTTTATCATACTTCTATTgtaataatatgtaaataattttaaagaaaGTTTCAAACTGGGCCGGAGAATATTATATAACTTGGAGCCACGATCTTGGTGATGGTCGACAAGTTTCTTAGCAGTAATTTGGGGTTTTGAATTAGTATAACCAATGACATTTTAACCGTTGACTTTGTAGAATGTATACGTACGTGTATTTTACTTCTTCCGGcttctttctctgttttaaaGTTGACTTCCGTTGTTTTGTGAATTTAGGCCCATTAACATTAAGTACTTCTTACGGTTATGCAATTTCAACTGAAAAATAAATACTCTTTTACaagttatatttacatttttttttcttgttatggAGTCTAACAGGTTCCTTGACAACAAGAGACAAGACATTTGACACTtggaaaattaagaaaagataAGATACAAACTCAAACGTGACCTTCGTGCATAGCAGAAACCAAAAGATTCTCATTCATGTCCACATCTAATATAATtggacagttttttttttgctaaaatttggtgcAAATTGGacagttttgtttgtttacaaaTAATACAGTAAAattcatggccaagatcaaaTCAATTTTTACGTTTTCTTGCAAGAGTTTGTGAAAGTGGCATACATGTTGTGATCATATGAGTATAATAATCTTTGTCGATACTTGATACCTTAATAAAAAATAAcggtaaaatttattaataaatgattATCCATTGTAGAAAGAGTGATTAAGAAGGGATTATTGGAATATGAATTTCGGTAGAGTTCTCAAAAGATCtgttaaatttataaagaatTCTAATGagtttttcatattaaaaattctaaaaaattattatattacaataattttaaaatttttgacgATATACgtaatattttgaaagttttgtttcATAGTTAAAATGTAAAGAATTTAAATCctaataacactagattttgatagaattaataaaattcatttttaataacaatggattgtatatatgattaaagaatcatcaaacaaataaaattcaaTTTAGTTAAGAATATTAGAATCCATTAATCAATaaccataaaaaaatttaaaattcttataatCATTATAAGCATAGCTCCCACAAACACTCCCTAACATTATACAGtttgttttggaaaaaaatattgatttaggTGTTAGTAGTGtgtaattataatatttttaaatagatagaaaaagcCTTGATGAAGATTTTTCAATAGATATAGAAAGAGCCTTATTTAGTGAAGgttcattaaaaatattgattgtaATATACtttctttgttttataatataagtagaaatatatatattttcttgtttcaaaatataagttatatctgatatatactccctctgtttcttaataagtgtcgttttagagttgtgcacacggattaagaaatcattaaattttgcatatttcatacaaaaatatcattactcatacatctcaaccaataaaaatataaaatgcagaataaaattaataaattttgcattgaaatgctaaaacgacacttattttgtaacgaaaaaaatctctacaacgacacttaatatgatacggagggagtatatattaaatgaaaagtaattattatttattaatcttTATGCACAAACAAATTATTGATCAAATCCCAATCTTCGAGAATAGTCTCCATGTTTCATGAGTACAGTTTTAATCATAAAGTGTTTCGATTGAGTTTTATCGTACGTGTATGTATACGTACCAACAAAATACTACGCACACATTTTACTTTCATTAGATTTAGACATGTGTGTTATTTATTATGTGAAACTAAACGGAGGCAAAATAGTAAGAACTTTGTTCAGCTAAACTTAGTTTTGCAaaacttagttaaaaaaaaaaactaaactgtATATGTTAAACTTAGCTAAACTTAGTTAAACTAAACTGTATATGTTAACGAACGTTACAAGTTTGCAATATAGAGAAATATTTCACATGCATgttgtttgtatatatatagagtgttcgataaataataatctcaaAGCACACAAAGACACTCTTAcgatgtgtgtgtatatatatagagcCTTCTAAGTCGCgctttgatttaataatataaaatgagaATTTTGTGAGGacttattttagaaaaagaaaagttgaTATTGAACAAATTAAAGGTAGTTATCGAAAGCGCATGATCGTGCATATATAGGGGGACAAGACATGACTGCAGGAGTCAGTGTCTCGTTTGCTGCGAGAGCCTACGAAGAACGGcactcttcctcttcttcgcaACTCTGGATCGTTCCTTTCGTAAGAGTACAAGTATCTTTAGTTTTGTTGGGTTGATccacaatattttttataaaacatataaacagtTGATTTCAAATAATTGTAAACAACAACTTCCGAGGAAGTCGTGAGAACAATCCACGAACGTGGGCGTCGATCGACCCACGGCTCCATGTCATTGCCCCTCCTCCTCCGGCAACGCGTGCCTCttgttctctttctctctctctctcagtctcTCCAATTGTGGTTGAAACCCACATTAGTAAGCACgtttgtttcttctttattGTGGTTATAGGACTAAAATTATTAGCTAGCTGTCACATGCTATATGTAACATATATAACAGGTCGTTACATTTTTAAATAGCAATATAGTTATTATATGGAGAGTGGTTTggttaacaaaattaaaagaaagaggGTTAGTGGCTAGGTTTGGAAtctgattttaacaaaatatatatctaaataccTCTCCTTTTTCTCATCAACTGCTGAACTGTTAGCGCTTATACATTATCAAACACGTACATGTACTCATGTGAGAACATAAGTACGTAAATTGAATTTAGAATAAAACATACGTAACGTTGCGAGAAACCCCTACGAAATAGGAAACTCGCTTGGAGTTTGAACTCCAAGTAACAAGTCCTTAAAGCTCTATCTGAATTCATCTAATGAAGCAAATGAAAGCCAAACCATTCATCCATCCAGACGCTATATCATAcatacaatttttgtttgtataatacacgttgattatttttaatgataacCACGATAGTGGTCGGGTGGTACATCTCGCGGATGCAATGCTCCTAAAAGTTGTGGATTCGAAATTTGTCTTCAGATTACTCTATCGTATAGTCAGGTGACATGGTATTTAAATTTCCTTACGAAATGTGTCTGACTTAAGACACCCAAAAATTAGTCGGTTGGACTTGATTCGTCGAATATCTAGATCaacagaaaaatatttaattatgattaCTGAGTTGTAAAGGATTTAAGATCGTTCTCATTACACCACACATAAGAATTTGACTTATATAGAAGATACGTTAACACGAAAAAGGCCAACTATAAAGCCATGTCGTCTAAAATTTGACATAACATGAAACTCAACGCGATACTACTTTTTGATTTCAGAGAAATAAAAGTCAGTCCAGGAACATTTAACAAGAAAACCTTTTTATAACATAATACTAACAATTATTGTAATTATTACATAGAAGAATTATTTGATCACTTTTATGTGTGTGTTCGTAGATACGGTGGAGATCAGATTCTGCTGGGACAGTTTTATGTGTCTCAACCAAATCCAACGGCTAAGATCTCTCTTCCCATACTATTTTAGCATACCTACATATTGATTATACATTAGTAATCATACTTCTTTGTATAAtgaataattataaatatattaagacAACTGGGTTTGTTGATTTTGTTAGTCTGGGTTGCATGTGCTTCAAACTCAGAAAGATTTAAGATGTTCCGCGTTACTTCATAATCAGCATTATCATCGAATcatacttttatatattattgtaaggtttattagatataaaatttgaaagtaTCAAACAACCACTaaattcacttttttttttgataatccaggtATCCGGACCTCTCACTTAGTCCGACTATCCCACCGCGTCTAACCGAAACTGGCAAGGAAGATCCTGGAGACCAAACGAAAACCATATTAAATCCGCTGTGACCGGGGCTCGAACTCGTGATGGCAGACACTTCAGCCGAAGTTCCTTTACCACCAAACCACGAGGCCCGGTTATTCACATTTATTTGACAATGTTTACAAACACAAGCGAggattttacaaaacaaaaagaaactctACCAAGTTCCGATTATTAGCTATTCATGATATATTAAGATGGTCACAAAATACACAATTTGAGaccaacaataataataaaaaaaacataagttatCGACTCAGAGACATATATAAACCTTAAGTCATgaatattattgttatatttttaaattattttgataaattttgatCATGTTGATGTGCGGTGGATCTGAAATTGAATCTAATAGTTATCTCATCTGTCAAGCATGTATCTATGTCTACGACGACTGTAGACATCCATATATAGCTACatgtataaatatgtaaataaaatgaatcaaatgaTATATATAGCATGGTTTTGCTGGAGCTGTCGGTGGAGGTGGTAAATGGCATGTCTCTTAGAAGAACCTTTGAAGGCTATGTTGGCTAAAGACTGTTGTTTATTCGGGCATGAGTTTGTAACAATTACTTAAACcctttttataaaatcatttagagcactttttttgtaacacctttTTAAATTATTCTTTTTGTAACACATTATCATTTAGTACACATTCTTTGAAAACCAGTATATATAATTACGAAGAATGTGACTCATCAATTCAAATCTCTTCGCTAAGCTTCATGATCATCTGCTTGATTTCAAGCTCATTATTCTCTTCACTAACAGAAGCCTTTTAATGTTCTTCACCATAAAGCTTGTTAATCAGGTTAGTATTATAGTCCTCCTAATTATCATTTCTTAGTATGATATTGTTTGTTGTCATTTCTCCTTTAGTTTGTTGTATACAAGTCAATAGTTAAATTCACTTTGATTGAACACCTCTGTTGTTTATTCTCACCAAACTTGACATTAATTCTTACGATTAAAGCCATAAAAATCCATAAGAATGTGAGCGAATAATATTAAAGAAAAGACAAGATTGACATGCGTGTAAGGGAATGAACATGAACCACCAAATTGATTTTTGAAAGtacgataatttttttttttttttttggtcaattgAAAGTACGATAAATGTGTGTGAGATTTTgttgatatgaaaatattttttctgtgtagaaagagagagagagagagagagagagagagagagatgatattTTTGTACATGTGTGCTCAGATCTATAATATAAGTGGCTAAAAATTGCAGAATCTAAATCAAGTACCAGCTGACAAaagtcagtttttttttgtcacaggtTATTACAAAGCGAAGTTCCAAGTTCGTTAATCTTCTTGAGATCTTGATATTCCTTGGAACATGGAGAACCCTCTTAATCCGTACGAAAAGCAGTACATGAAAATGGCTATTCTCAAACATGAAGAAACTTTCAAGCAACAGGTAACATAATTACTGATCATTAGTCGATTCTAATCTATTTAGCCAACgtcatatatatgaaaaaagaaaatgaatatatGGTTTTTAAATGCATTTTCAGGTTAATGAACTTCATAGGCTATATGAAGTCCAGAAGATCTTGATGAAAAGCATGCAGATCAACAAGGGAACTAATATAAATTCAGGACTAGAAACTTTCAACAGAAGATTTGACCATGAGAATGACCGGCCGGCGAGAAGAGATTCCGGTGGTAATAATACAAAGATTATGGACGAGAGTGAGATCGAGCTAACGCTTGGACCTTCAAGTTACAGTGGTGAGTTGATGAGAATGAACAAGAAGTATAAGAAGAACTCTTTGCCAGAGATGATGGACGGAAATTTAAATTCCGGTCGCCGGAGTTTCTCATCTTCGTTTACGGGGTCAAGCAATAATAATCACGACAGTCTTGAAGAACAAGTAAGACACGAAAGATTGATTAAACATCAGAATCAGAAACAGCCATGGCTTCGAGCATTGACCttgaatattatttaataataaataatattatttaataataaataatattcatatCAACCAGTATATTCTGAAATAAAtttgtactagattttgacccgcacgcccgtgcggatatgtttttataaaatattttgttttttatgtcaatattagagtgGGACAAAGAACCTCaatccaaaaaatcgaaccagtcccgatccaaaaagaagtaccaAACCAAAACTgatattgattaaatatcaaaattttggtatttagagaagtgaaaccgaatccgatccgaacggaagtatttcagatattcgaatgtatttgaaatagatttatataattatttatattaatttttagatttaatatatataaaaatatccagaatatatatagtatttttaagttggtttaaataattgaaaatatatttaaatagtcaaatgtaaatatctaaaatagtcaaaagtatactcaaaacaccaaatatacttaaaatatttattgattctctatccaaatatttaaatcaaaccaatttatatattaagttcaggtattctaacatatgtaattcaaatttatatgtaatatattactttgtttatatattttgagaaatttaaagtgtataacaaaattaaaaaaataatttaaatgagttagcCGAACCCaaacaaacccgcaaagatccgaatcgtATCCGAGgcaaatttagaaatatccgaatgtgACTAAAATCTCTGACCCCATatctgaaaccaaaacaaacccaaaccaaacccgattggatatccgaacacCCACCTCTAactcacaatctatttttttcctttaaaaacagAGCAAACATATAATGAATAGTATAttatacgtactatcatataaataatcacatatattaaaatcaattttatttcatttttagaaCGCtacttttgattttatatttctgatcaataatattttatatattatttatatataatttatttgtgATCATATTTTACCTTAAATTTTCTGAATtgatttaaactttattttggttgctttcatattttaattCGAAAAAATAGACttgaatttaatatatatatatatatatatatatatatatatttacatactaaaatgtaaacattttctatatatgattttttttcttatcatctAGAATGTAGTTTAGACTATCATACAAAAATGTATTGTCAAATGCTAATAGTTGTAATTATATGTAAAAGCATAGTATATTTCATATTATTGTGTAGTATATATCTCTATTTATAATCTCACGTCATTTAATTATTGAGTAATATAACTTTTGAGTTACTTGTATTGTTCTCAAATGGcctaaaaattaatatcaaaatgGTAAGTGTATTAATGTTATGATCAAATCAGATTTATATAATAGTAGGGAAAACCTAATGGCAAGACATTacaactaatatattaaaatatcctTTTATGTGCAAACATTAGTAttgaataagtaaatattttgatgGTTTCGTTTGTGTTTTTGAGAACATGCAGATTTTTTAATGAAACATAACGTGTGCAAGTTATTACCGTAGTGAGAATTAGATAAATTTGCAAACCAAGCCCACAATGAATTATTGGACTACAGAACGTCAATAGCGCGTATTAATTAGAAGCGAAGTAATGATTTGGAAATGTGATAAACGGCATAGTTTAAATCAAGTGGCATTGAGATGTAATTATTGAGGAAAAATCTgggttattttctttttgtacttcagttttaatagtttagatttgcCCTTTTTCCAGTTTAGTAACTTTTATTTAGTGTTTTTTACCATGCCTCTTATCAGGTGATCTTTTTAATACATATCATGGTTTCTTCTTTGGtagtttttctttgaaaaataaCTTCGTCAGTAGTTCTTTTCTAGGTTTCTtgtaaataaaatcaatataaatgttTTACTTTGTTTAggaagataaaaaattattatttctgaGTTCAACAGAAATGTGCATTGCCAGACTTTGTCATATTCAGATTATAATTGAACAATACTTGCATTCAACCCTGAGGTGAATTCCTCTAATTCACTTCACCTCTATACACCAATTAAACTACTACATAggattaatcaaaaaaaagtaaaacttaaaaaaaaaagaaaaggaaaatcgctttaaaaaaaaagacgtcAATTAACTTAACGCCGTAGTCTGGCTGTTTCAACTTCTAACGCGGAGGCTTCTTCTCGATCCCTAAAAAAACAGAGATTGTGGATTTCAAACAGAAGTTCAAGATAGGTTTTGCATCGGTACTTTGCTACTCTCTTTTATCCTCTTTCAAATTCTAGAATTGATATTTTTTGATCAGGTCAATTTGTTAGAGCAATATAATTATTCTCAACTTTAATTATTGTTTGTTACATATCTCAGGATCATATAGTTTTTTAGAgttgttaaatttttttgaatcaCACATATGTATGATCATAATAATAGGAGAAAAACAATAGGAATAGAGGAGGTTACGGATGCTTTGTTGCTTACTTTGCCAGTGTTTGTTTTTGACTTTCTAAAAGGGAAGAATATTTTCTGTTCGATGACAGATCAGTGAACGCTTCTGTGTTTTTCAACTTTTATACctttaataaatgattatatgTAGACTACAAAACtgtgtttgttgtgtttaaTGTCTGAAATCTAAGATTCTTAAACTTGTTATATTATTCAAACTTATTTAACTATTCAgttttgaaaggaaaaaaaaactatactagGTTGACAAATTGGAACTAATATACTAAATTGTAGTTATTGATACTTTTACGTCTTAGGAATACATTGTTCTTGGACACAGTCTGGCCGTGAGAAGGCATTAAATTGATGTCGTTTATGACTGAATAAGGTCAGATCGTGATAATTTTTGTATGTCTAAGTGGTTACTTTCTCCaactttaattttcttattagaATTGTATAATAATCTTATAATAGTCTTTTTTGACTTCTTCCTCCTTGTTATCACACTTCTTCTTCACACTTCCGTTTCTTGCACatcaagtttcttcttcttcctccttcttTGTATTTTGTTCTCTGTTAttcttctttgttcttcttcttgggCACTTCTTCGTAGATCCACTTCGTTTGTAGTTTTAATCAAAGTaacaaaaacttattttttaccttgatgctcttcttcttcttctccatctccttcCTCGTTTGATAATTTTTCCAAAAGTACAAAATCTATTCTGGTTCAGGTCATGGATGAACatggtttgatttggtttggagAGGAGAAATCGAAATATGATTTGAAAGTATATAATCAGAGACTCAATTTGACAAACCCTTGTACTCCTGTAAGAGTAAGCGATGAAGAGAAGAGTCGATGGACTACGGCGTTAATTTAATTGACGTCTTTTTTTTAAGCGattgtccttttttttttctttaagttttacttttttttgacTAATCCTATGTGGCAATTTAATTGGTGTATAGAGGTGAAGTGAATTAGAGGAGTTCACCTCAGGGGTGAATACAAGTATTGTTCATTATAATTATATCTACCAAAAG includes:
- the LOC108823882 gene encoding uncharacterized protein LOC108823882; its protein translation is MPTGQHHVVRTDTLELKSQLEKKIGRAKTERYLHLLSRFLSLKISKLDFDKLIVATVKKENISLHNALLRGIIKNVSSSNGVEEVEKKQLNGVKSLCNDLPKSPRKGRTQRRFNKDCDGSKGKSQVTEVVSSSFKQQWSMEDGEEVDQLTRCWRSQPIEAPFGVNLRGVIERRPHVGTCHSSGELPDSVSLQKKLEEEGLEVSAGFASSLNAGLNVFLKRLIKPCLELAASRSSSRGEVCSSSISMVDFQVAMELNPSILGEDWSTKLEKIRLATPDFQTS
- the LOC108823880 gene encoding peroxidase 73 — protein: MARFGLVLAMALCLTVSVFPDTTTAQLKPNFYGKSCPNVEAIVRKVVQQKIKETFVTIPATLRLFFHDCFVNGCDASVMIQSTPNNKAEKDHPDNLSLAGDGFDVVIKAKKAIDANPGCKNKVSCADILALATRDVIVAAKGPSYTVELGRRDGLVSTAASVNGNLPGPNDNVDKLNKLFAKNKLTQEDMIALSGAHTLGFAHCSKVANRIYNFNRTHPVDPTINKAYVKELQAACPKKVDPRIAINMDPVTPRTFDNVYYKNLQQGKGLFTSDQVLFTDRRSRPTVDAWANSSPAFNAAFIKAMTKLGRVGIKVGRNGNIRRDCGAFN
- the LOC108823881 gene encoding uncharacterized protein LOC108823881 translates to MENPLNPYEKQYMKMAILKHEETFKQQVNELHRLYEVQKILMKSMQINKGTNINSGLETFNRRFDHENDRPARRDSGGNNTKIMDESEIELTLGPSSYSGELMRMNKKYKKNSLPEMMDGNLNSGRRSFSSSFTGSSNNNHDSLEEQVRHERLIKHQNQKQPWLRALTLNII